The Kribbella amoyensis genomic sequence CGCTGCGCTCGTTCACCCGGCGCGAGTGGATCCCCGTCCTCGGACTCGCCGCGATCTACGCCACGATGAACCTCACCCTCTACACCGCCGTCGACCGGATCGGGCTCGGCCTCGCGGTCACCCTGGAGTTCCTCGGCCCGCTCACCGTCGCGCTCGCCGCCCTGCGTCGCAGGGTCGACCTGTTCTGCGCGGTGTTCGCGGGCGCGGCCGTGATGGTGCTGATGCGGCCGCAGCCCACGACGGACTACCTCGGCATCGCCATGGGGTTGGTGGCCGCGTGCTGCTGGGCGGGGTACATCCTGCTCAACCGGACATTGGGGCGCCGGCTGCCGTCGGCTCAGGGTGCCGCTGCTTCCGCCGCGGTCTCGGCGCTGGCGTACCTGCCAGTGGGGGTGTGGATCCTGGTCCACCACACGCCGGGAGCGCAGTACCTCGCGTACGCGGCGGTGGCGGGGGTGCTGTCGTCGGCGGTGCCGTACTTGGTGGATCTGTTCGCGCTGCGGATCGTGCGGCCGGGGTTCTTCGGGATGTTCATGAGTGTGCACCCGTTGCTGGCGGTGGTGGTCGGGTGGCTGATCCTGGACCAGCGCGTCGGTTGGGTGGAGTGGGTCGCGATCTGCGCGATCGTCGCCGCCAACGCGATCAGCGTCGCCACCGCACAACGCGGCCGGCTCTGATCCTCACACGCCGTAACAGCTCTCCGGCCCGCCTTCTCGGTGCGGTGGGTGGAGTGGTGCGGGATTTTGCGTGGTGCAGGTCGCCGGCGGCGGCCTGCAGCAACTCGGCGGGATGGCCGTTGTCCCTCCACCGGACCACGCCCGCCGAGGCGGTGACGGCGACCACGAGGATCCTGGTCCGACGGACCGCGCGGCGCAGGTCGCGGACCACGGCGTCGGCGTCCGTGTCGGCGTCGGGCGGGTCCGGGACGACGGCGACGAACTGGTCGCCGCCGAGGTGGGCCGCGTTCCCTCCGTGGCCTTGGGCAACCTTCTGCACGTTGCCGGCGATCTTGGCGACGAGGCGATCGCCGGTCCCGTCGCCGTAGCGCCGGTTGACCTTGCCCATCGCGTCGAGGTCCAGCAGCACCAGCACCCCGGTCGGCGCCGCGGCGAGGGTATGGAGGACGAGGTCCGTCCCGGCGGTCATGCCGGCGACGGCGCGCTGGTACTGGCCGAGCTCGTCCATCAATCCGCCACACCCGGTAGCAATGCGGTCACCATGGCTTCCCCTCGGCCGACCCAGCCGCCCCCAGCCGGACCTTTCGATGATAGAACCGCGGGTCGCTGCTCACCACGGGGTTTGTTTCTGGAGGTGTCCGTGGTGGCGGTGAGCTGGGATGCTGAGCGAGGTTCGTTCGGGGGTTCCGGGAGTCGGGAGGGTGTGCAGAGCGTGGACGTGGTTCGGTCGGTGGGGTTGCGGAGCCGGTGGGTGCCGATCGCGGCGTACGCGGCGGCCGGTGCGGCGACGCAGCTGGTCTGGCTCAACTTCGC encodes the following:
- a CDS encoding EamA family transporter codes for the protein MSASTVGPAGEVEVVEVVVPAAERTGRFRAVGLMLASASSNQFGAAVGALGFPALGPAGVVAIRQWVAAVVMMTAVRPPLRSFTRREWIPVLGLAAIYATMNLTLYTAVDRIGLGLAVTLEFLGPLTVALAALRRRVDLFCAVFAGAAVMVLMRPQPTTDYLGIAMGLVAACCWAGYILLNRTLGRRLPSAQGAAASAAVSALAYLPVGVWILVHHTPGAQYLAYAAVAGVLSSAVPYLVDLFALRIVRPGFFGMFMSVHPLLAVVVGWLILDQRVGWVEWVAICAIVAANAISVATAQRGRL
- a CDS encoding diguanylate cyclase domain-containing protein, whose product is MDELGQYQRAVAGMTAGTDLVLHTLAAAPTGVLVLLDLDAMGKVNRRYGDGTGDRLVAKIAGNVQKVAQGHGGNAAHLGGDQFVAVVPDPPDADTDADAVVRDLRRAVRRTRILVVAVTASAGVVRWRDNGHPAELLQAAAGDLHHAKSRTTPPTAPRRRAGELLRRVRIRAGRVVRWRR